One Labrus mixtus chromosome 12, fLabMix1.1, whole genome shotgun sequence DNA segment encodes these proteins:
- the otofa gene encoding otoferlin, with translation MMSLMVHLKTVAHLRGKGDRIAKVTFRGLPFFSRVAENCEEVANFNETFRWPIASRLDGNEMLEIQVYNYSKVFSNRLVGTFSMVLQKVAEEGHLELTDTLIDDNNTSIKTSVTIEIKYQSMDGTVGVWSDGEFLDVPDDRDGMFAFETDSLLSGQSHGSGTSPGRSLQGSIPTFRKAGKGVFSAMKLGKIKSSRDDHRKSDEPAVLDMEDLDRKAMRLAGAMDPDTISLASVTAVTTNVSNKRSKPDIKMEPSSGRPVDYQISITVIEARQLIGLNMDPVVCVEIGDDKKYTSMKESTNCPYYNEYFVFDFHVPPDVMFDKIIKLSVIHSKNLLRSGTLVGTFKMDVGTVYSQPEHQFYHKWAIMSDPDDITAGCKGYIKCDIAVVGKGDNIKTPHKANETDEDDIEGNLLLPEGIPAERQWARFYVRIYRAEGLPKMNTSIMANVKKAFIGENRDLVDPYVQVQFAGQKGKTSVQKSSYEPIWNEQVIFTELFPPLCKRMKVQIRDSDKVNDVAIGTHFIDLRKISNDGDKGFLPTLGPAWANMYGSTRQYTLMDEHQDLNEGLGEGVSFRSRLLLSIAVEILDTTSPEIISSTDVQIESVSNISESATGKMDEFFLYGAFLEATMIDRKIGDKAISFEITIGNYGNQIDGVSKPSSTKKKKKDGDNEEEENELIQNSSEDEADEDGDLVSVSTTPLMKPVITDRNYFHLPYFEKKPCVYIKSWWQDQRRRLYNSNMMDKIADKLEEGLNDVQEIIKTEKAFPERRLRGVLEELSVGCSRFVTLANKDVNQAGRTKLDRERLKSCMREMDSMAQQTRQIRTQVKKNTVKEKVKMVQNFLQKLRFLADEPQHSIPDVFVWMMSNNKRIAYARVPSKDILYSIVDEETGKDCGKVKAVFLKLPGKKGFGHAGWTVQAKLELYLWLGLNKQRKDFLKGLPNGFEEVKAINTGPVLHSIPPVSLVYDMKQVFQLRAHMYQARSLFAADSSGLSDPFARVFFSTHSQVTEVLSETLCPTWDQLLVFDNVELFGEASELRDDPPIIVVEIYDQDTVGKAEFIGRTFAKPTIKMCDEHYGPPRFPPQLEYYQVFRGNCTAGELLAAFELLQVGQGGRADLPPLEGPTDSEHGPILPVPLGIRPVLSRYRIEVLFWGLRDLKRINLAQVDRPRVDIECAGRGVQSVLIQNYKKNPNFSTLVKWFEVDLPENELLHPPLNIRVVDCRAFGRYILVGSHAVTSLRRFIYSTPDKTSNNWATAAKLMNGYMVLTNGGSQPRSSPSLSSRTFSRPAGDILVNVDADPSIRKMDTVVKLDATSDAVVKVDMTEEESDKDKKKKKKKKKGGAEEEDETDERMLDWWSKYFASIETLKETLRAQEAAQAEAEEREDLEIAAEAGDFKPDDLLLKGSKTKEKNKEKKGFKDKKKGPTADGAEKKPVKAKVDELLVYNKELESEYGNFEDWLHTFNLYRGKAGDDDEHALDDDRIVGRFKGSLCMYKLPLSEEITREAGFDPNMGMFQSIPHNDPINVLVRVYVVRATDLHPADINGKADPYVVIKLGKTEVKDKENYISKQLNPVFGKSFDIEATFPMESMLTVSVYDWDLVGTDDLIGETKIDLENRFYSKYRATCGISSNYSVHGYNVWRDPLKPTQILAKLCKDGKTDAPQYGPGGKVKVANRIFTGPTEIEDENGLKKQTEEHLALTVLNHWEEIPRVGCKLVPEHVETRPLLNVDKPGIEQGRIEMWVDMFSMDMPAPGPAIEISPRKPKRYELRVIIWNTDEVILEDDDYFTGEKSSDIFVRGWLKGQQEDKQDTDVHYHSLTGEGNFNWRFVYPFDYLMAEEKIVISKKESMFSWDETEYKIPPRLTLQVWDADHFSADDFLGAIELDLNRFPRGAKTAKQCSLNMIRNEHELPTISIFKQKRVKGWWPFVARDENDEMELTGKVEAELHLVTAEEAEKSPVGLGRNEPDPLEKPNRPDTTFLWFLSPLKAIRYLICNRYKWLIIKIVLAMLLLIMLGLFLYSMPGYLVKKLLGA, from the exons AGCAGGGAAAGGAGTTTTCTCAGCCATGAAGCTCGGCAAGATCAAGAGCTCCAGAGACGACCACAGGAAATCAG ATGAGCCGGCGGTCCTGGACATGGAGGACCTGGACAGGAAGGCAATGCGCCTCGCTGGAGCCATGGACCCCGACACGATCTCTCTGGCCTCTGTCACTGCGGTCACCACCAACGTCTCCAATAAGAG GTCAAAGCCAGATATCAAGATGGAGCCAAGTTCTGGACGACCAGTGGACTATCAG ATCAGCATCACAGTGATCGAGGCCCGGCAGCTGATTGGCCTCAACATGGACCCCGTGGTGTGTGTGGAGATTGGAGATGATAAGAAATACACGTCTATGAAGGAGTCCACCAACTGTCCGTACTACAATGAG TACTTTGTCTTTGATTTCCACGTCCCTCCTGACGTCATGTTTGACAAGATCATCAAGCTATCA GTTATTCACTCTAAAAATCTGCTTCGGAGTGGGACCTTGGTGGGAACCTTCAAGATGGATGTGGGGACCGTTTATTCTCAGCCTG AACATCAGTTTTACCACAAGTGGGCCATCATGTCCgaccctgatgacatcacagcggGGTGTAAGGGATATATCAAGTGTGACATCGCTGTGGTCGGGAAGGGCGACAACATTAAGACCCCGCACAAGGCCAACGAGACGGATGAAGACGACATAGAGGG GAACCTCCTCCTCCCAGAGGGCATTCCAGCAGAGAGGCAGTGGGCAAGGTTTTATGTGAGGATCTACCGCGCTGAGGGACTTCCTAAGATGAACACCAGCATCATGGCTAACGTGAAGAAGGCCTTCATAGGAGAGAACAGAGACCTGGTGGACCCTTACGTTCAAGTGCAGTTTGCTGGCCAGAAA GGGAAGACTTCAGTCCAGAAGAGCAGTTATGAACCGATCTGGAACGAGCAGGTCATCTTCACTGAGTTGTTCCCTCCACTCTGCAAACGAATGAAGGTCCAGATACGGGACTCCGACAAGGTCAACGACGTTGCTATCGGAACTCACTTTATTGACCTACGAAAGATTTCAAATGACGGTGACAAAG GGTTTCTGCCCACTTTGGGTCCTGCTTGGGCCAACATGTACGGCTCCACACGTCAGTACACTCTGATGGACGAACACCAGGACCTGAACGAGGGCCTGGGGGAAGGTGTTTCATTCAGAAGCCGTCTCCTGCTCTCCATCGCTGTAGAGATCCTGGACACCACATCTCCTGAGATCATTAGCTCCACTGACGTGCAGATAGAGAGTGTCTCCAACATCTCGGAG AGCGCCACTGGGAAAATGGATGAGTTCTTCCTCTACGGTGCCTTCCTGGAGGCCACCATGATCGACAGGAAGATCGGTGACAAGGCGATAAGTTTTGAAATCACAATCG GTAACTATGGCAACCAAATAGACGGTGTAAGCAAGCCTtcatcaacaaagaagaagaagaaggatggagacaatgaagaagaagagaacgaACTCATCCAGAACTCGAGTGAGGACGAGGCGGATGAGGATGGGGACCTGGTCTCTGTGTCTACCACCCCTCTGATGAAGCCTGTCATCACAGACAG AAATTACTTCCATCTCCCCTACTTTGAAAAGAAGCCATGTGTCTACATCAAAAGCTGGTGGCAGGACCAGAGAAGACGACTCTATAACTCAAACATGATGGACAAGATCGCTGATAAGCTG GAGGAGGGTTTGAATGATGTTCAGGAGATCATTAAGACGGAGAAGGCTTTTCCAGAGCGCAGACTCAGGGGAGTGCTAGAGGAGCTCAGTGTCGGCTGCAG TCGCTTTGTGACTCTGGCTAACAAGGACGTGAACCAGGCAGGAAGGACCAAACTGGATCGAGAACGGCTCAAGTCCTGCATGAGAGAGATG gacagCATGGCCCAGCAGACCAGGCAGATCCGCACTCaggtgaagaaaaacacagtcaAAGAGAAAGTCAAGATGGTGCAGAACTTCCTGCAGAAGCTCCGATTCCTTGCTGACGAG CCTCAACACAGCATCCCAGATGTTTTCGTCTGGATGATGTCCAACAACAAGCGCATCGCCTATGCCCGGGTTCCTTCCAAAGACATTCTGTACTCCATAGTTGACgaggaaacaggaaaagacTGCGGGAAAGTCAAAGCTGTCTTCCTCAAG CTGCCTGGTAAGAAAGGGTTCGGTCATGCTGGCTGGACAGTTCAGGCTAAGCTTGAGTTGTATCTGTGGCTCGGCCTCAACAAACAGAGGAAGGACTTCCTCAAGGGTCTGCCTAACGGTTTCGAGGAGGTCAAAGCGATAAACACTGGCCCTGTTCTTCACTCTATACCTCCTGTCAGCCTTGTCTACGATA TGAAGCAAGTGTTTCAGCTGCGAGCACACATGTACCAGGCCCGCAGTCTGTTTGCAGCTGACAGCAGTGGCCTTTCAGATCCCTTCGCTCGGGTCTTCTTCTCCACGCACAGCCAGGTCACCGAG GTCCTCAGTGAGACTCTGTGCCCTACATGGGACCAGCTGCTGGTGTTTGATAACGTGGAGCTGTTTGGGGAGGCCAGCGAGCTGCGAGACGACCCGCCCATCATCGTGGTGGAGATCTATGACCAGGACACTGTG GGCAAGGCAGAGTTCATCGGTCGGACCTTTGCGAAGCCCACCATCAAGATGTGTGACGAGCACTACGGCCCCCCGAGGTTCCCCCCACAGCTGGAGTACTACCAGGTGTTCAGAGGGAACTGCACTGCTGGGGAACTGCTGGCTGCGTTTGAACTTTTGCAG GTTGGTCAAGGTGGGAGGGCTGATCTTCCCCCCCTTGAAGGGCCAACAGACTCGGAGCATGGACCCATTCTGCCCGTGCCGTTGGGAATCCGACCTGTTCTGAGTCGCTACCGCATCgag gttctGTTCTGGGGCCTAAGGGACCTGAAGAGGATCAACCTTGCTCAGGTGGATCGGCCGCGTGTGGACATAGAGTGTGCAGGAAGAGGAGTGCAGTCTGTCCTCATCCAGAACTACAAGAAGAACCCGAACTTCAGCACCCTGGTTAAATGGTTTGAGGTG GACCTTCCAGAGAATGAGCTTCTCCACCCTCCTCTCAATATCCGGGTGGTGGATTGTCGGGCGTTTGGCCGTTACATCCTGGTGGGGTCGCACGCTGTCACCAGCCTGAGACGTTTCATCTACAGCACTCCAGACAAGACGTCCAACAACTGGGCCACTGCAG CTAAACTCATGAATGGCTACATGGTACTTACAAATGGCGGCTCCCAGCCTCGCTCCTCACCCAGCCTTTCCTCCCGCACGTTCTCTCGCCCTGCAGGTGACATCCTCGTCAACGTGGACGCCGACCCTTCAATCAGAAAGATGGACACAGTTGTTAAGCTGGATGCA ACGTCTGACGCTGTAGTAAAAGTTGACATG ACTGAAGAGGAGAGcgacaaagacaaaaagaagaagaagaagaagaagaagggaggagcagaagaagaagatgagacGGACGAGAGGATGCTGGATTGGTGGTCCAAATATTTTGCTTCAATAGAGACACTGAAGGAG ACGCTCAGGGCACAGGAGGCGGCTCAGGCCGaggcggaggagagagaggacctGGAAATAGCTGCAGAGGCAGGAG ATTTCAAACCCGATGACCTTCTTCTGAAAGGCTCcaagacaaaagagaagaacaaagagaagaagggcTTCAAGGACAAGAAGAAAGGTCCGACTGCGGACGGCGCTGAGAAGAAACCTGTTAAAGCAAAAGTGGATGAGCTCTTG GTGTACAACAAGGAGCTGGAGAGTGAGTATGGGAACTTTGAAGACTGGCTCCACACTTTCAACCTGTACAGAGGGAAGGCTGGGGATGATGATGAACATGCTCTGGATGATGACAGGATTGTTGGAAGATTCAAA GGATCCTTGTGTATGTACAAGCTACCTCTGTCTGAGGAGATCACAAGGGAGGCGGGATTTGATCCAAATATGGGAATGTTTCAGAGCATTCCTCACAACGATCCAATCAACGTCCTCGTCCGTGTCTATGTGGTCCGG GCTACTGACCTTCATCCTGCTGACATCAATGGGAAGGCTGATCCTTACGTCGTCATTAAGTTGGGCAAAACGGAGgtcaaagacaaagagaacTACATCTCCAAACAGCTCAATCCTGTGTTTGGAAA aTCGTTTGACATCGAGGCCACGTTCCCCATGGAGTCCATGCTGACCGTGTCAGTGTACGACTGGGACCTGGTCGGCACTGATGATCTGATTGGAGAGACAAAGATCGACTTGGAGAATCGTTTCTACAGCAAATACAGAGCCACCTGCGGCATTTCATCCAACTACTCTGT CCATGGATACAATGTTTGGCGGGACCCTCTGAAGCCCACTCAGATCCTAGCCAAGCTCTGTAAGGATGGCAAGACTGATGCACCTCAGTATGGACCAGGAGGAAAAGTCAAGGTGGCAAATCGAATCTTTACGGGACCCACAGAGATCGAAGACGAAAATG GTCTGAAGAAGCAGACTGAGGAGCATTTGGCTCTGACGGTGCTGAACCACTGGGAGGAGATCCCACGGGTGGGCTGCAAGCTGGTCCCTGAACACGTGGAGACCAGACCCCTGCTGAATGTCGACAAACCCGGAATAGAACAG GGCCGCATTGAGATGTGGGTGGACATGTTTTCTATGGACATGCCTGCTCCTGGTCCTGCGATTGAAATATCACCACGGAAACCAAAGAG ATATGAGCTCAGGGTGATTATTTGGAATACAGACGAAGTTATACTGGAGGACGATGATTACTTCACTGGGGAAAAGTCCAGTGACATATTTGTCAGGGG ATGGCTGAAAGGTCAGCAGGAGGACAAGCAGGACACAGATGTGCACTATCACTCTCTGACCGGTGAGGGAAACTTCAACTGGCGCTTTGTGTACCCCTTCGATTACCTCATGGCTGAGGAGAAGATCGTCATCTCGAAGAAagagtccatgttctcctgggaTGAGACAGAATATAAGATCCCTCCTCGCCTCACGCTGCAGGTCTGGGACGCCGACCACTTCTCTGCTGATGACTTCCTGG GTGCAATCGAGCTGGACCTTAACCGGTTCCCCCGCGGCGCCAAGACAGCCAAGCAGTGTTCCCTCAACATGATCCGAAATGAGCATGAGCTGCCCACCATTTCCATCTTCAAACAGAAGAGGGTGAAGGGCTGGTGGCCCTTTGTAGCCCGTGATGAGAACGATGAGATGGAGCTCACG GGTAAGGTAGAGGCGGAGCTTCATCTGGTCACAGCAGAGGAGGCGGAGAAAAGTCCTGTAGGACTGGGAAGAAATGAGCCGGATCCACTGGAGAAACCAAA TCGGCCAGACACCACCTTCCTGTGGTTCCTGAGCCCGCTGAAAGCCATCCGCTACCTGATCTGCAACCGCTACAAGTGGCTGATCATCAAGATCGTGCTGGCCATGCTGCTGCTCATCATGCTGGGCCTCTTCCTCTACAGCATGCCGGGCTACCTCGTCAAGAAGCTGCTAGGGGCCTGA